From a region of the Vicia villosa cultivar HV-30 ecotype Madison, WI unplaced genomic scaffold, Vvil1.0 ctg.000374F_1_1, whole genome shotgun sequence genome:
- the LOC131627620 gene encoding uncharacterized protein LOC131627620, giving the protein MDCTPAQKVRYGTHMLAKEADDWWLEMLARLEFSGEEVTWNVFRREFLRKYYPEDVRGKKEIEFLELTQGNKSVTEYAAKFTELIKFYPHFDGEGDEFSKCIKFQNGLRSEIKKVVGYQKIRLFSDLVDSCRIFEEDSNAHHKIVSDRRGKNQQSRGKPYDAGKRKQRVTHGQRCGKMGHAMSDCKHKDMVCFTCGEEGHIGSQCPKKKAQSGGKVFALAETPTVSGDRLIRAPKSATEIRSFLGLAGYYRRFIEGFSKLALPLTRLTCKGKTFVWDVQCEESFNEMKKRLTSAPVLTLPNPGEPFVVYWDACLMGLDGVLM; this is encoded by the exons atggattgcactcctgcTCAGAAGGTTAGATATGGCACTCATATGCTGGCtaaggaagctgatgattggtggttgGAGATGCTTGCTAGGTTGGAGTTTTCAGGTGAGGAAGTCACTTGGAATGTGTTCcgtagggaatttctgaggaagtattatcctgaagatgttcggggtaagAAAGAGATAGAATTCCTAGAGTTGACGCAAGGGAACAAGTCCGTGaccgagtatgctgccaagttcacTGAGTTGATTAAGTTCTATCCTCACTTTGATGGCGAAGGTgatgaattttctaagtgcatcaaGTTTCAGAATGGGTTACGCTCAGAGATCAAGAAGGTTGTTGGGTACCAAAAGATCCGTTTGTTTTCTGATTTGGTTGACAGTTGTAGGATATTTGAGGAAGATAGTAACGCTCATCACAAGATAGTTAGTGATAGAAGGGGCAAGAATCAACAAAgccgtgggaaaccgtatgatgctGGTAAAAGGAAACAAAGAGTTACTCATGGTCAGAg ATGTGGTAAGATGGGACATGCAATGTCTGATTGCAAGCATAAGGACATGGTATGTTTCACGTGTGGCGAAGAGGGACACATTGGTAGCCAGTGTCCAAAGAAGAAGGCACAATCCGGTGGAAAGGTGTTTGCTTTAGCTGAGACTCCTACAGTTAGTGGAGACCGACTCATCAGAG ctccgaaatcagcTACTGAGATTAGAAGCTTCTTGGGTTTAGCCGGTTACTATAGACGGTTTATCGAAGGTTTTTCTAAGTTGGCTCTTCCATTGACAAGATTGACTTGCAAAGGAAAGACTTTTGTGTGGGATGTTCAATGTGAAGAAAGTTTCAATGagatgaagaagaggttgacgtcgGCTCCAGTTTTGACTTTGCCTAATCCAGGAGAGCCTTTTGTTGTTTACTGGGATGCTTGTCTGATGGGGTTAGATGGTGTGCTGATGTAG